One Apium graveolens cultivar Ventura unplaced genomic scaffold, ASM990537v1 ctg8176, whole genome shotgun sequence genomic window carries:
- the LOC141704721 gene encoding aluminum-activated malate transporter 12-like produces the protein MTTKVGSYLCNKNEHRFQLRIHQNYTGATSTYFRFLPYIKQNFDYGVVIFVLTFNLIAISSYQVRSVLKIARDRFYTIAIGCVVCLIMSVIVFPNWSGEDLHNSTVNRLERLAKSIED, from the exons ATGACAACGAAAGTTGGAAGCTACTTGTGCAACAAAAACGAACATAGATTTCAGTTAAGGATTCATCAGAATTACACAG GGGCGACATCCACATATTTCAGATTTCTGCCTTATATAAAGCAAAATTTTGATTACGGTGTAGTGATATTTGTCTTGACCTTCAATTTGATTGCTATTTCAAGCTATCAAGTTAGGAGTGTACTAAAGATTGCACGCGATCGCTTTTACACTATTGCTATTGGTTGTGTTGTCTGCCTTATCATGAGTGTAATAGTCTTCCCAAATTGGTCTGGAGAGGACCTCCATAATTCCACAGTAAATAGACTTGAAAGATTAGCAAAGTCAATCGAAG ATTAA